A region of the Kaistia geumhonensis genome:
TCGGGCGAACCGAAGATCGCCGTCGTGGCCGGCATGGACCTGCCCGTCATCCAGGACTTCATCCTCGGCTTCAAGCAGGGCGCGGCGACGATTGCCCCGGATGTCCAGGTACAGGTGATCTTCATCGGCAACTTCAACGACGCCCAGAAGGCCTATGACCTGACCAAGACCGCGATCGAGAACGGCGCCAACGTCGTCTACAACGTCGCGGGTCCGGCCGGCCTCGGCATCCTCAAGGGCGCGGCCGACTCGAACAAGTATGCGATCGGCGTCGATTCCGATCAGAACGGCCTGCATCCGAAGAACGTCATCGCCTCGATGACCAAGCAGATCGGCAACTCGATCTACGATTCGATCGAGCAGATCCGCGCCGGCAAGGCGGAGTTCGGCAAACTTAAGATCTACGGCCTCGCCAATGAAGGCGTCGGCCTCATCTACAACGACGCCCTCGTTCCGGCCGCCGTCAAGGCGAAGGTCGACGAGGCCAAGGCCAAGGTCGTCGATGGCCAGCTGAAGGTCGACACCGCCTTCAAATGAGACGATCCCTTTGCGGGGGCGGCCGCCCGGCCGTTCCCGCATCCTTTTCGCCCCGCCGGCGGACCAGCGCATGAACGAGCACGACGAAATCCTTACCCTGTCGGCGATCGCCAAGAACTTCGGCGACAAGGTCGCGCTGAAGCATGTCGACCTTTCGGTCCGGCGCGGCGCGGTGCATGTCATCTGCGGGGAGAACGGCGCCGGCAAGTCGACGCTCATGAACATCCTCGCCGGCATCCATCAGCCGAGCGCCGGCACGATCCAGCTGAACGGCCGCGCGGTGACCATCCCCGATCCGATCACCGCCAGCCGGCTCGGCATCGGCATGGTCCACCAGCATTTCACGCTCGTGCCGTCGATGACGGTCGCCGAGAACATCTATCTCGGGCGCCACATCCGGAAATACGGCTTCTTCTCCGACCGCAAGGCGATGACCGAGCGGGCCGGGGAACTGATCGAGCGCTTCAATTTCCGCCTCGACGCGGAGGCGCCGGTGCGCAGCCTATCAGTCGGCCAGCGGCAGCGCGTCGAGATCCTGAAGGCGCTGGCCTTCGACGCGGAGTTGCTGATCCTCGACGAGCCGACGGCCGTGCTGACGCCGCCCGAAGTCGACGAACTCATCGGCATCATCGACGGACTGCGGGCCCGCGGCCGGACGATCCTCTTCATCACCCACAAGCTGCGCGAGGTGAAAGCCGTCTCCGACGTCGTCACCGTCATCCGGCGCGGCGAGAGCATCTCGACCTATCCGACGGCCACTGTTTCCGAGACCGACATCGCCCGCGACATGGTCGGGCGCAACGTCTTCCTGGTCGGCCGCGGCGATAGCGCCGAGCCGCGCCGCTTTGGCGCGCCCGTGCTGTCGCTCGAAGGCGTCAGCGTCACCAATTCAACCGGGCGCCTGCTGCTTGATGCCGTCTCGCTCGATATCCGCGCCGGCGAGATCGTCGGCATCGCCGGGGTCGACGGCAACGGCCAGACCGAACTCGCCGAGGCGATCGTCGGGCTGATCGAGACGCAGGCCGGCACGATCACCCTCAACGGGCGCGATATCACGACTGCCTCCGTTCCCGAGCGTCTGCAGGCCGGCATGGGCTTCGTTCCCGAGGACCGGCTCGATCGCGGCCTCAGCATCACCATGTCGGTGGCGGAGAACCTCGCCGCGACCAACTACACACGCTCCGGGCTCACGCGTTCGGGCCTCGTCGATGTCGCGCGGCGCGATGCCTTTGCGTCAGAGAAGATCGCCGAGTTCGACGTGCGCGGCGCAGCGCCCGCGACGCCGGCCGGCCAGCTTTCGGGCGGCAACATGCAGAAGCTCGTCATCGCCCGCGAGCTCAACCGCGATCCCGACCTTCTCGTCATCTGCCAGCCGACGCGCGGGCTCGATATCGGCGCGGCCGAGTTCATCTATGCGCGGATGATGGCCGCCGCCGATCGCGGCCGCGCCGTCCTCCTGATCTCCTCGGAGCTCTCCGAGATCTTCGCGCTCTCCGACCGGATCGGCGTCATGTATTCCGGACAGTTGCTCAAGGTGCTCGACCGCAAGGATGCTGACGAGATCGGCGTCGGCCAGCTCATGAATGGCGGCGTCACGGCGGAGGCTGCGTGATGGCCGGCGTCTTCATCGACACGCTGAAGGCCGTGCGGGCACCGCTTGCGGCGATCTTGCTGACACTGGCGCTCGGCTTCGTGCTCGTTGCCTGCATCACCGACGACCCGGTCCAGGCCTATCGCGATCTCTTGTTCGCCAATTTCGATTCGGTCGGCAATTTCGCGCTGTTTCTCAACCGCGCCACACCGCTGCTCCTGATCGCGCTCGGGGTCATCTTCTCGTTCCGGGCCGGCATCTTCAATGTCGGCGGCGAGGGCCAGCTCTATGCGGGGGCAATCGCGACGACGGTGATCGGTGTCATGCTGGGCGGCCTTTCGCCGGTCATCCTATTCCCGCTCGCCGTCGCGGGCGGCATCCTAGCCGGCGCGTTCCTCGGCTGGATCCCGGCGACGCTCAAGATCCGCCTCGGCGTCGACGAGGTGGTGACGACGCTGATGCTCAACATCATCGTGCTGCTCTTCACCTCCTATCTCTCCAACCAGGTGATCCGCGACACGGCGAGCTATGGCGCGGTCAGCCAGATGCTGCCGGCGTCCATCTGGCTGCCCGATCTGCCGGGCGTGCGCGGCGCGACGAGCGGCATCATCGTCGCGCTGGTGCTCGCGGGCGTCACCTGGCTGGTGCTCTTCCGCACCGAGTGGGGCGCGCAGCTTCGCGCCTCGGGCACCAATCTCCGCTTCGCGAAATCCGTGGGCATCCCGGCCGATCGGCGCATCATCACCGCCATGCTGGTAGCGGGCGGGTTCGGCGGGCTCGCCGGCGCGCTCTATGTGCTCGGCATCGGCCACCGCTTCGAGCAGAACTTCTCGCCCGACTACGGCCTCGTCGGCCTCACCTGCGCGCTGCTGGCACGGGTGCATCCGATCGGCGCGGTGGCGACCTCGATCTTCTACGCGATGATGATCAACGGCGCCGCCTATATGCAGATCTCGACAGACGTGCCGCGATCGCTTGTCGACCTCCTGACCGGCCTGCTCGTCCTCCTGATGACCGCGCGGCCAAAGCTGAAGTGGGGGCGGAGCTGACCATGGCCACCACCGCCCTTCTCGCCGCCATCCTCGAGCAGACCGCGCCGATCCTGCTGGCGGCGCTCGCCGCGATGATCACGCTGCGCGCCAATATCCTGAACGTCGCGGTCGAGGGGATGATGCTCGTCGGCGCCTTCGTTGCCATCGCGGTCGGTGCAGCGACCGACAGCGCGCCGCTTGCGCTTCTGGCGGCGCTCGTCGCGTCCGTGCTGATGTCGCAGCTGCTGGCGCTCATGACCCTCGGCTTCTCGGCCGATTTCATCGTCGCCGGCCTCGGCATCAACCTGCTCGCGGCCGGCGGTAGCCTGTTCGCGCTCGAATGGTTCTACCAGAGTCCCGGCGGCCTCCGCCCCCTCGCCTTCCCCGATATCTGGCATGTCCCGGCCGGCAGCCTCTCCTTCCTGCCCGTCATCGGCCCGGCGCTCGAAGGACAGAGCATCATCGTGCTCGCCGCCTTCCTCGCCGTTCCGCTGCTTGCCGTCTTCCTCTACCGGACGCCGCTCGGCGCCTATCTCAGGGCCGCCGGCGAGGACGAGCATGCAGCACGGTCGGCCGGCATCGACGTCGCGCGGATGAAGGCGCTGTCGCTGGCCATCAGCGGGCTCCTCGCCGGTCTCGCCGGCGCGCAGCTCTCGATGGACAAGCTGCATTTCTTCCTGCCCGACATGACGAGCGGGCGCGGCTTCATCGGCCTCGCCGCGACCCTGTTCGGCGGCGGCCAGCCATGGATCACGGCGGCAGCCTCGCTTCTGTTCGGTTTTTTCGGTGCCCTTGGCGACCGGCTGCAGGCCTTCTCGATTCCCTCGCAGTTCGTGCTGATGTTGCCCTATCTCGCCGCGATCATCGGCCTCGCGGTGGCGCGCTGGCGCACGCATCTGCGCAGCCGCCCGGCGAAACTCAACACAAGGCGAGGCTGAGGTATGGCCGATAGCGACACCGACGATTTCGTCTTCCAGATCGGTGGCCACACGCCGCGCGTCACCATTGCCTGCCGCGAGCGGTTGACGGTCTTCACCGAGGACTGCTTCTCTGGAAAGCTCACCGGCGTCGACGGCAGGCCGCGCGAGGTCGCGCCCTTCCCGCGCGTCAACCCGCTCACGGGTCCGATTGCGATCGAAGGCGTCGCGGCGGGCGATATCGTCGCAGTGCATCTCGCCGCGCTGGAGCCGGCGCGGGACTGGGGTGTTGCCACCATCTCCCCCGATTTCGGGCTGCTCTCGGGCACGCGTGTTACGCCGAACCTGCAGGCGCCGCAGGAGGAGCGGGTCTGGATCTGGCGTTTCGATGATGGCGAGCGGCGCAGCCTTGCGACAGTCGCCGAGAACGGCACTTCGTTACGTGTGCCCTATCGGCCGTTCCACGGCACGGTCGGTGTCGCTCCGGCGCATGGCGAAGTACGGCTTGGGCTCGTCCCCGGCGATTTCGGCGGCAATCTCGATATTCCGGATCTCGGCCCGGGCGCCACGCTCTATCTCAAGGCGAATGTCGACGGCGCCCATCTTTATATCGGCGACGGGCACTATGCGCAGGGTGACGGCGAGATCGCCGGCACGGCGATCGAGGGCGCGTTCCATACGACCCTCGTCTGCGATCGCCTGCCGATGGAACCGAACTTCGATTGGCCGCGGCTCGAGACAGACGGAGAAATCGGCGTGATCGGCAGCGCACGGCCATTGGAAGACGCTTGCCGGATCGCAGTCGCAGGGCTGGTTCGCTGGGTTGCCGGCATCACCGGCCTTTCCTTGGCGGACGCCCACCAACTCACAAGCCAGAGCTGCCGATTGCGGATCGGCAATCTCGTCAATCCGTCATTCTCGGTTTTGTGCGCACTCGACAAATCCCTGCTCGGCGCCGGGGCGATCATCCATGGCGGGATGCACATGGCCTTGCGGAAGGCGGGCGAATCACCGTCCCCGGTCGCTCGGCCTCGGCCTCGGCGCTGAGCGACGCGCCGCCATCGAGAATGACGGCCCCACCGGGACAATAATCAGCCCGAGATGGCTCGGGCGCCGGCGATGAGCTTCGCGCCGATATCGGGAATGGTGGCCTCGTCGAATTCCTTGCGCGGGACGACGAGGACGAGGCATCCGAGCGAACGCTTCTCGGGGCTGAGGATCGGCGCGGCGATGCCGGCATTGCGCTCGTCGACCTCGCCGACGCTCACGGCATAGCCCTGCTTGCGGATTGCCTTCAGCGTCTTGCGGAACTCGGCCCAATCCCTGCCGAGGCCGGCGGCGGCGATCTCCGCGGCATTGGCGAGCATCAGGCTTCGCAAGCGGTGATCCGGGAGATTCGCGAGGATGGCCTTGCCGGCGGCGCCGCGAAGCAGCGGCATCGGCCGGCCGCGATCATAGCTCGTCAGCACCGTCCGGTCGGGCCAGGCCTGGGCGATGCAGACGACGTTCTTGCCGTAGGAGGCGCAGACCATCAGGTTGCCGCGCACTTCTCCGATCAGCCGCTCCATGACATCGCCGGCGCGGTGCAGCAGCGGATCGTTGAGGCGAATCTGGCGATCGAGCTGGATGATGCGCGCGCCGAGGCCGAAGCCGCCCTCGATTCCCGGCGCGATGAGGCCCGCCGTGCTCAGGGTCTTCAGATAGCGGTAGGCCGTCGGAACCGAGCAGTCGAGCGCGGCCGCGACCTCTTCGACGGTCACGACGGTGCGCTCGCCTTCGAAGAGATCGAAGATGCCGATCATGCGGCTCAGGCTGTCCATCCGCCGATATCCTCTCGCAAGATCAACGTCATACGCCGCGCTGCAGCATTCAGAACCTTGGAGCCCTGCCCCGCGACGGTCAAGCGAAGCCGATCAATGGATGTGCATACCGCCATTGATGTCGATCGCCGTACCAGTCAGGTAGCCCGACTGTGCCGAAGCGAGGAAGAGGCAGACATCGGCGACGTCCTGGGGCGTGCCGAAGCGGCCGAGCGGAATCTGATCGAGCAGGCGCTGACGGGTCGCGTCGTCGAAGGCCGTCGCGTTCATTCCCGTGATGATCACGCCCGGATTGACGCAGTTGACCCGGATGCCGCGCGGTCCGAACTCCCGCGCCATGCTCTTCGCAAGCGACAGGACGCCCCCTTTCGAGGCCGCGTAGTGCGGCCCCCCGAGCAGCCCGCCGCCACGCTGCGCCGCGATCGAGGCGATCGCCACGATCCGCCCGCTATCGGCGAGATGCGGCAGGGCCGCCTGGGTCAGGTTCAGCATCCCGCGCAGGTTGATGTCGAGTGTGGCCGACCAGTCTTCGTCGCTGATGTCCATGATCTTGCGCGGCTGCGCGATGCCGGCATTGCTGACGAGGACGTCGAGGCCGCCGAAGCGTTCGACCGTCTTCGCGACCACTGACTCTAGCGCGGCGCGGTCACGGACATCGGCCGCCATGGCGAGCGGCGGTTCGTGCCGCGTCCCCTTCTCCGACAGCGCGGCGGTCAGGCTCCGCGCCGCCGCGTCGCATGCCTCCTGCCCGAGATCGACAATCGTCACCGCGGCACCGGCCGCCAGCAATGTGCGGGCAATCGCGAATCCGATCCCCGCCGGATGTGCGGCGCCGGTGATGAGCGCAACCTGTCCGTTCAGCATTCTGATTTCTCTCTGATTTATCGCCATCTGACTATTTATCGATCATTGGGAGCCGAAGGATGTTCTGGCGGCGGGCGGCGAAGCCTGTCACCTCGGATCAGCTCGGAGCAGCCGCAGCACGAACCCTTCGCAGATGCAGCATTCCTCGCGACGAGAACCCGATCCTCCGCTTACCGCCCCTCCCTCTCCTCGAAACCCGGAAATCGCCTCCTCACGACCCGACTTGACAGTTCGATAATTGAGATTTTATTGGATAGCAATAATTCATAGCTTTCTGACGGGAGGAGACCCAATGAGCGATCAAGAGCGCAACATCGTTGCGACCGGCCTTGCGCTGCCGTCCGGCCTGAGCCGGCGCGTGTTCCTGCAACTTGCCGGAGCCGCCGGCGTCTCGCTGGCAATGACACCGGCCGTCAGCCGCATGGCCGAGGCGGCGGAGATCGTCCGCGGCAAGATCGCCAATCAGGTCTCGACGCCGGCCAACGACTACTGGTCGGTCTGGACACGTGCCTTCGGCGACGCTGCCAAGGCGCTCGACCTGCCCACCCAGGAGCTGTTCCACCAGAACGACACCGCCAGGCAGCTGGCGCAGGTGCGCAGCCTGCCGGCGAGCCAGGCCAAGATGCTGATCGGCTGCGTCGAGCCGGCCGGTTCACTGCCGACGGTCGCGCGCTTCTGCCAGGACAGCAGCATCTTCTACGTGCCGAGCTGGGAGTCGCCGGCCTGGTTCACGCCGCCGGACATCGGCGACTACTATGTGTCCTTCGTGACCCCTAACTCGATCGAAGGCGCCTATGAGGTGGCCAAGGCGCTGTTCGAGAGCATCGGCGGCGAGGGCAAGGTCGTCCACATCGCCGGCATGGCCACGCCGACCGACACCTACCGCACGCTCGGCCTGATGCAGGCGGCCAAGGAATTCCCCGGAATCCAGATCGTCGGCGGCCTGCGTGCCAACTGGGACCGCGAGCAGGCGCGCAAGGTGATGCTGTCGATGGTCACCGCTCACCCGGACATGAAGGCGGTGTTCGCGCAGAACGACAACATGGCGCTCGGCGTGCTCAGCGTCCTGCGCGAGCGCAAGCTGACCAATGTGAAGGTGTCGGGCGTCGACGGCCTGCCTGAGGGCCTCAAGGAGGTCGCCAAGGGCGAGCAGATGGTCGCGACCCACACCTCGCTGCCGCCCTATGGCGCCGGCTTCACGACGGTGCTCGCCTTCGACGCGCTGAACGGCTGGAAGCCGACGCTCGGCGAGCGGCTCCTCTTCACCGGTTCGGCCCTCGCGACGGCCGAGAACGCAGCGAAGATCGAGGCCGCGATCTACGGCAAGGATTCGAAGCCGTTCGACTGGGCGCTCATGAGCCGCGCGCTCAATCCCGAGACCTGGGATCCGCAGAACAAGATCACGGCCATCGACCCCGACACCTACTGGGCGCCCTTCCCCGACGGAAAAGACCGCCTCAACCCGGTCTACAAGGGCGCGGCCGAGCGCGGCGAGTTCTCCAAGATCGATGCCCTGTATGCGGCGCACTACAAGACCGGCCCGGTCAAAGCCTGACGCGCTGCCCGCATGACCAGCCTCCCCCCTCCAGCCCTGGAACTGAAGGCCGTCACCAAGCGCTACGGCCCTGTGACGGCCCTCGGCGGCGTCGATCTCCGTCTCGACCGTCACAGCGTTCTGGGGCTGGTCGGGGAGAACGGCGCCGGCAAGTCGAGCATCATCTCCGTGATCAACGGCACCGCGCGGCCGAGCGAGGGCCAGGTGCTCGTCGCCGGCCGTCCGGTCACTCTCGGCAGCCCCGCCGAGGCCGCCCGCGCGGGCATCGCGACGGTCTTCCAGGAACAGGGACTCGTCGCCAATCTGCTCGTCTACGAGAACATCCTGCTGGGTCGCGAGCGCCAGTTCTCCCGCGCCGGCATTCTCGGCGCCGCCGCGATGCGAAGGTTCGCGGGCAACGTGCTTGGAGAGCTCGGCATCGCGATCGATCCCGATGCCGTGACAGGAGCGCTGACTTTCGGCGAGCGGCAGCTCGTCGAGATCGCGAAGGCCTTCGCACTCGGGCATCTCTATCCCGTCGAGCCGATCGTTCTGCTCGACGAACCCACCAGCGCGCTCTCCGACCGCGAGACGGAAATCCTCTTCGATTCGATCCGGCGCTGGCGCAGCAAAGCGTCGATCCTTCTCGTCTCGCATCGTCTTTCCGACGTCTTCGCGGTCTGCGATGCCGTGACGACGTTGAAGGACGGCCGCGTCAGCGGTCATTGGCCGATCGATAGTGCGACGCCCGACCTCCTGCACGAGGCGATCGTCGGCAGGCCCCGCTCGGCCGGCTACTACAAGGAACACGAGCAGCGGGAGACTTTCGGCGAGCCGGTGCTCGAACTCGTCGACGTCGAGGTGTCCGGTCAGCTTCGCCCCGTTTCCCTGTCCGTGCGCGCGGGCGAGATCGTCGGCGTTGCCGGCGTGCTCGGGTCGGGCAAGACGACACTCGGCCACGTCATCACCGGCGCGCTGCGGCCGAGCAGAGGCGCCATCCGCGTTCACGGCCGCCCCCTTCGCCCGGGCTCACGCGCCGCAGCGCTCGCCGCCGACATCGGTTCCGTCCCGGCCGAGCGCAACGTCGCGGGCGTCATCGGCATGCATTCGGTGCAGTCCAACCTCGTGCTGCCGAGCATCCGCAGCTTCGCGGGACGCTTCCTGCCGATCCTTTCCGGCCGGCGGCAGGCGCAGACGACCGATCGCTGGATCCAGCGCCTGCGCATCAAGACCGCGGGGCGCAACCAGCAGATCCGCAACCTTTCCGGCGGCAATGCCCAGAAGGTCGTGTTCGCGAAATGGCTGGCGCGCGGCGTCCGCGTGTTCGTGCTCGACGATCCGGGCCGCGGCCTTGACGTGGGCGCCAAGGAAGAGATCTACGCGCTCCTGCGCAGCCTCGCCCGCGACGGGGTCGCGATCGTGCTCATCTCGGAGAATCTCCCCGAGATCATCGGCCTCTCCAATCGCATCATCACCTTTCGAGGCGGCGCCGTATCGGCCGAGATCCCCGCCCCGGCTCACGACAAGCCGTCGGAAACCGCCGTCGTCACCAACATGGTCTGATCAGCAGAACCGGAGCCCCGCTTGTCCACCACCGCGCCCCCAACGGCAGCCGGCGTCATGAACGGTCAGTCCTTTCTCGCCCGCCACGCCGTCTCGCTCTATCCGCTCCTGGTGATCCTGGCGCTGGTCGCCTTCTTCGCCGTGCAGAACCCCTATTTCGCGACCTTCGACAACGCCATGAATATCGGCCGGCAGTCGTCCGTGCTGCTGCTCGTCGCGCTTGCCGGCACCATGGTGATCATGATCGGCTCGATCGATCTCTCGGTCGGCTCCATCGTGACGCTGTCGGGGATCGTGACGGCTCTCGCCATCGATCCGTTCGGGCCCGGCATCGCGATCGCGGCCGGGGTCGGCGCTGGTATCGCCGTCGGGCTCATCAACGGGCTGACGCTGATCGCGCTGAAGGTGCCGTCCTTCCTGGTGACGCTCGGCATGCTCTCGGTGCTTTCCGGCATCGCCAACATGATCTGCGGCGGCTCGTCGATCATGTTCATGGACCAGGGACTGACGACGTTCGTGAATTCCGAACTCGTTCCGGGCCTTCCCAACATCATCCTCATCGCCCTCCTGACCGCGGCGCTTCTGAGCTTCGTCGCGTTCAAGACCGTGCTCGGCCGCTACCTCTACGCCATCGGCGGCGGCGAGGTGGTCGCCGCCAATACTGGCGTTCCTGTCAACCGGTACAAGGTCTACGCCTTCATGCTTTCGGGCGGGCTCTGCGGGCTTGCAGGCGTCCTGCTCACCGCGCAGGTCGGTGCGGGAACGCCGGCGGCGGGCGCCAACATGCTGCTCGATTCGATCGCGGCGATCGTCATGGGCGGCACCGCCCTCTCCGGCGGCATCGGAGGCCCGCAGCGCACGATCCTTGGCGTGCTCGTCATCGCCATCCTCTCCAACGGCATGGACGTGACCGAAGTGTCGAGCTTCACGCAGGAGATCGTGAAGGGCCTTGTCATCATCCTCGCGGTCGCCTCGACCATCGACCGCAAGAAGTACCTCTTCATCAAGTGAGGCCCGCCGCGCGGCGCCCATCGTCTCCAAGGAGCGAAACCATGTCTGAGAAAGCCGTTCCAGTCGTCACCCGGTCGGGCCAGGAACACACCGGCACCGGGCAGTCGGGCGGCGCCGTGCGCGTCTCCGGCGTCAGCCCGCAGCACACGCCGGCGACAAAAATCTGGTTCGGGCGCGTCTCCAACGAGCCGGGCTATCGCTCCTACCCGCATCACCACGGGGAGGCCGAGACGGGCGGCTATGTGCTCAAGGGTCGCGGGCGCATCTATTACGGCGAGAACTATGCCGAGTTCGTCGACATGACCGAAGGCGACTTCGTGTTCGTCCCGCCCTTCATGCCGCATGTCGAGGTCAATATGAGCACGACGGAGGAGCTGGTCTGGCTGACCGCCCGGACGCCGGACAACATCGTCGTCAACCTGCCGGACATCGACGACGCCAGTCTCGTCGGCTATTCGCGGTCCTGAAAAACAAGAATTCCGAGGGAGGAAAGATGACCGAGGTTCGCCTCTACATGTTCGATACCGGCATCCTCCAATGCAAGTATCACGACATTTATCTCAACCAGGGCGGGGACAGCGATCTCGACATCCCCGTCCCATTCTTCCTGATCACCCATCCCAAGGGCAATGTCGTCGTCGACGGCGGAACGCCGGTCGAATGCGCGACCGACCCGATCGGGCACTGGGGCAAGGTCGCGGAGTTCTTCAAGCCCGTGCTGACGCCCGAGCAGGGCTGCGTCGCGCAGCTGGAGAAGCTCGGCGTCGCGCCGGAGAGCGTGCGCTACGTCGTGCTGTCACATCTCCACCTCGACCATGTCGGAGCCGTGGGCCGTTTCCCGAACGCGACGCATGTCGTCCAGCGCACGGAGTATGAATACGCCTTCACGCCGGACTGGTTCGCCGT
Encoded here:
- a CDS encoding cupin domain-containing protein, translating into MSEKAVPVVTRSGQEHTGTGQSGGAVRVSGVSPQHTPATKIWFGRVSNEPGYRSYPHHHGEAETGGYVLKGRGRIYYGENYAEFVDMTEGDFVFVPPFMPHVEVNMSTTEELVWLTARTPDNIVVNLPDIDDASLVGYSRS
- the attM gene encoding AttM family quorum-quenching N-acyl homoserine lactonase encodes the protein MTEVRLYMFDTGILQCKYHDIYLNQGGDSDLDIPVPFFLITHPKGNVVVDGGTPVECATDPIGHWGKVAEFFKPVLTPEQGCVAQLEKLGVAPESVRYVVLSHLHLDHVGAVGRFPNATHVVQRTEYEYAFTPDWFAVLAYVRKDFDDPSLKWLLLEDAWGDFYDLYGDGSIVLIRSPGHTCGHQSILVRTSAGQHVLLAVDAADTMDHWEERALPGALHSTIDAVRSVKKLRAVQAKTDALVVAGHDGPQWASLRKAPDFY